A stretch of the Ostrea edulis chromosome 9, xbOstEdul1.1, whole genome shotgun sequence genome encodes the following:
- the LOC125659052 gene encoding uncharacterized protein LOC125659052, which yields MGMTRHNASLAIFFTIFAGCLAGEYCSYSNVGGGGVQYLYCDVTCCGYYYSRYCCTFTSTALYVGAISGAVICIALVIGILVCCIYKGKTPVRRHRNINNSTSNDQFQCSRIYRHDSPKPPPYSIHHLHPPEYHEDPPPRYLTPIPGSEYHNIPGTMADS from the exons ATGGGAATGACAAGACATAATGCATCATTAGCAATATTTTTTACCATCTTCGCTG GATGCCTGGCGGGAGAGTATTGTTCCTACTCCAATGTTGGCGGGGGCGGAGTTCAATATCTATACTGTGATGTCACGTGTTGTGGTTACTACTACAGCCGGTACTGTTGTACTTTCACATC GACGGCTCTGTATGTAGGCGCGATATCGGGAGCTGTTATATGCATCGCTCTCGTCATAGGAATCCTGGTGTGTTGTATCTACAAAGGGAAAACGCCAGTCCGGCGACATCGCAACATCAACAACA GTACATCCAACGACCAGTTTCAGTGTTCTAGGATTTACCGCCATGACTCTCCCAAGCCTCCACCCTACTCCATCCACCACCTTCACCCCCCGGAATACCACGAAGATCCACCCCCGCGTTATCTGACGCCTATACCAGGATCAGAGTATCACAATATTCCGGGAACAATGGCAGACAGCTGA
- the LOC125659048 gene encoding uncharacterized protein LOC125659048, translating to MESLTFVWMLLTLALDTAADGGYECPRVTYKQSNYGFIYKVRTYIHCEHGCCGSRGDYCCTPPLHVTTTEKPTYNDNVSLYLGVISGTIVAIVCIISITCCVLSKYNKKNVTVGADPSRVDVPRPRVLTVQDLENRTMSPPPAYEHAASAPPYTSVRYTRNSGKVFTSRT from the exons CTGCTGATGGCGGATACGAGTGCCCCCGGGTGACCTACAAACAAAGTAACTACGGATTTATTTACAAAGTGAGGACCTATATCCATTGTGAGCACGGCTGCTGTGGGTCCAGGGGAGACTACTGTTGTACGCCCCCTTTACATGTAACTACCACGGAGAAGCCTACCTACAATGACAA TGTGAGTTTGTACCTCGGAGTGATATCTGGGACCATTGTGGCGATCGTGTGTATTATCTCCATCACGTGCTGCGTCCTCAGTAAGTACAATAAGAAGAACGTCACAGTAGGAGCGGATCCAAGCCGGGTGGATGTACCCCGACCCCGTGTTTTAACAG TTCAGGATCTGGAAAACCGAACGATGTCACCACCGCCAGCGTACGAACATGCGGCTTCAGCGCCACCTTACACTTCCGTTAGGTACACCAGGAACAGTGGAAAGGTGTTCACGTCCAGAACGTGA